TACTTTCATGTGGCTCTTGTAAATGTACAAAATTTTGCCGAGTTTGAAGAAAAATAAAATCAACGGCGGCAGCGCAAACACCAAGGCGGGTGGTAAAACGCGTGTCGGCGCGAGCAGCATGGCGGATGTCCACAGCAATGCGCCGCCGGTAAAAAATAAATTCATACCGTCAGCTACCCAAGGCATCCAGCCGGCGATGAAGTGGTAGCGTTGTCCTCGTGTTAATTTTGTATCTTCACCTTTGAATAAACTGCGGAAATGGCCTTTCATGATTTGCATCGCACCGTAAGCCCAGCGGAAGCGTTGTTTTTTGTAATCGATAAAGCGATCGGGCATCACGCCTTTGCCGTAAGAATTGCTGACATAAGCAGCGGACAAACCTTCTTCAAAAGCGCGTAAACCTAGTTCTGCATCTTCAGTAATCGTCCACTCTGCCCAACCGAGTCTGTCCATCACATCGCGGCGAATCATGGTCATGGTGCCGTGTTGAATAATGGCGTTGCGATCATTGCGTGTGACCATGCCGATATGAAAAAAACCTTTGTATTCGGCGTAACACAATTTTTTGAACAGCGACCAATCGCCATCGCGATAATCTTGCGGTGCTTGCACGATAGCAATTTTTGGATCAGCAAAATGCGGTACCAAATGTTTGAGCCAGTTGGGGTCGACACAATAATCACTGTCGATAACCGCGATAATTTCTGAATCGGATGCAGTGCGTTCCAGCGCCCAGTTCAATGCGCCGCCTTTGAAGCCTTCTAGCGGTGCAACATGGAAGAAGCGAAAGCGAGGGCCTAGCGTTTTGCAATATTCTTCAACCGGACGCCACACATTTTCATCTTTGGTGTTGTTGTCGATGATCATCACTTCGAAATCGGGATAATCGAGTGCCGCTAACGCGTCGAGCGTTTCTTTCACCATGTCGGGCGGTTCGTTGTAACACGGCACTTGTATGCACACTTTGGGGCGGTAGGCGTCATCGCTGGCAACACCAATAAATGGTCTACGGCGCTGCGCCCACACGGTTTCTGCCAACTCATGTGCTTCGGTGAACATGACGATGAATACACCCACTGCAGCAAGCACCAACAAGATACCGAGCGTGACATTCAGCCAAGTCATGTATTGCTGCGAATAATCGTAAGTGACGATGACGAGAAAAGAGGCAAACAAAAACGCAACAAAGGCGAGAAAAGCACGGCCGCGCTGTTTCAAACCAGAGCTGTCGATCAACAACAAAGCCAGCGTCAGAATTGCCATGATGACAGATACGACAGCGAGTAAACGCCACTGCGGAATTTTGACTACGCTGCCTTCAAATGGAAATTTTGGTTGGCGATTGACGTTGTAAACACCCCAGTATTTTCCTACATCACCTTCCGCACCGGATTTCCATAATTGGTCAAATGCTTCGATGACAAAATAGTTGTAACCCGCTGTGTTGAGTGCGTTCAGCAAAGTGCGCAAATAAATGGCTTGATCAACTTGGTTGGCTTCTGCTGCTCCTCGGCTGCGGCCAAAAGAGGGCCAGCCCACCTCGCCGAGCAACAAAGGCTTTTGTGAGAACACCGTTTTGAGTACGCCAGATTTTTCTAAAACAAAACCGACCGATGCACTGGATGGGATTTTTTCCCAAAAAGGAAGAATGTGTGCGGTAACGACATCAACATGTTGCGCGAGCTCTGGATATTTCAACCAAATATCCCAAGTTTCTGCCGTTGTAACGGGTACTTTTACTTTGCTGCGCACTTGTTCGATGTAGTCGATCAAACGCGGTAAATCCACCTCGCGGCGATACATACTTTCGTTGCCAACCATCACCATAGTGATATTGCGATTGTTATTGATCACATCGATTGCGCGTGCAATTTCCGCTTCATTGTCTTTCTCGATGTTACTGATCCAAATGCCTTGCACCACACTCATGCCGAACTCTTGTGCCAAACGCGGAATGTCAGCTTGTGTGCCTGTCACTGAATAGGTGCGGATGTTGCGCGTTTGCTTGGATAACAATGCAAGATCTTGACGAATTTCGTCGTGGCTGGGGTGAATGTTTTTAGTGGGATCCTGCCCATTTTGATACGGCGAATAAGCGTAGCCAGATATTGAATCAGGCCAATTAGGTGCCTGTAGTGGGCGGTTAAAAAATGCCCAAACAGCAATAACTGTGGCGGCGATGCCGGTGACAATGGCAAGGTTGATGATGGTTTTTTGGCTGATCATTTACGATCCATTTTTAGTAGGTCAAAGTAAAAAGTGTACGCACTGGCAGAGCATAGCAGTTTGTGCTGGTTCAGCGTGCTTTTGCGCGAGCAGCATCAAAGCGCGCTTGCAACAATGCTTGCTCGTTAGCAGCGGCGGAACCGGTGCAGTGCCAGTCCACCAGCAATTGCTCCAATTGTTCGTGATGGCTATTGTTGGGCATGGCTTGTCCCAGACCTTGCTGTAATTTTTTTAGCTGGATTTCTCGGCGCTGTTGTTTGTCTTCGTCTGGCGTTTCAAGGTCGAGCAGAATCTCTAGCGCAATGCACAATTCTCGGCGGCGTTGCGCGTTAGCAGAAAAGTCTAATGGCGTGGATTGTTGTATAGCTGCCAATACTTGTTGTTTGCGCGCGTTAATGGCTTTGTCCCACTCCGCAGGAAGCGGATGTTGCTGCCAATCAGTTTCAAGTAAGGCGGTTGATTCGCTCGTTATATGGCTTTCAATGCGTGTGCACAGCGCTGCTCTGCGTGCCAATTCATCGAGCTGTTTTTGATGTTGCCGTGCACTGATGCCGCGCAATTGTTGATGGTAGGCATCACAAGCAGTGAA
This is a stretch of genomic DNA from Pseudomonadales bacterium. It encodes these proteins:
- a CDS encoding glycosyltransferase — its product is MISQKTIINLAIVTGIAATVIAVWAFFNRPLQAPNWPDSISGYAYSPYQNGQDPTKNIHPSHDEIRQDLALLSKQTRNIRTYSVTGTQADIPRLAQEFGMSVVQGIWISNIEKDNEAEIARAIDVINNNRNITMVMVGNESMYRREVDLPRLIDYIEQVRSKVKVPVTTAETWDIWLKYPELAQHVDVVTAHILPFWEKIPSSASVGFVLEKSGVLKTVFSQKPLLLGEVGWPSFGRSRGAAEANQVDQAIYLRTLLNALNTAGYNYFVIEAFDQLWKSGAEGDVGKYWGVYNVNRQPKFPFEGSVVKIPQWRLLAVVSVIMAILTLALLLIDSSGLKQRGRAFLAFVAFLFASFLVIVTYDYSQQYMTWLNVTLGILLVLAAVGVFIVMFTEAHELAETVWAQRRRPFIGVASDDAYRPKVCIQVPCYNEPPDMVKETLDALAALDYPDFEVMIIDNNTKDENVWRPVEEYCKTLGPRFRFFHVAPLEGFKGGALNWALERTASDSEIIAVIDSDYCVDPNWLKHLVPHFADPKIAIVQAPQDYRDGDWSLFKKLCYAEYKGFFHIGMVTRNDRNAIIQHGTMTMIRRDVMDRLGWAEWTITEDAELGLRAFEEGLSAAYVSNSYGKGVMPDRFIDYKKQRFRWAYGAMQIMKGHFRSLFKGEDTKLTRGQRYHFIAGWMPWVADGMNLFFTGGALLWTSAMLLAPTRVLPPALVFALPPLILFFFKLGKILYIYKSHMKVPMSTSVGAAIAGLALSHTIAKSIIYGLFTKTIPFFRTPKMRDQGGFMLALAECREELFFLLLLWGAAAAMLITHDMETGDSWAWFFMLLMQSLAYLAAVFMAFLSVLPQKIPE